The following are from one region of the Calypte anna isolate BGI_N300 chromosome 13, bCalAnn1_v1.p, whole genome shotgun sequence genome:
- the LOC115599099 gene encoding protocadherin alpha-6-like, producing MWVCCGAVLRVLLLVQAAWWVSVGQVRYSVPEEAKVGTVVGRVAQDLGLEAGDAEARRLRLVAQGRRASVEVSGASGALVVSSRLDREELCGKSAPCALRLEVLVERPLRVFHVEMEVTDINDNAPVFPVARKNLSIAEFNTLPGSRFPLEGASDADIGSNAQLSYTLSPTEHFALDFQKMEEDGDSLFLVLKKPLDRETVPVHRLVVTASDGGRPSLTGTMELVISVLDANDNAPQFNQSVYKVQLPENTSRGFLVTRLNATDLDEGSNGNISYSLQQLFPQDGRDVFEIDKKSGEIHLRGDLDFEAVVLYRLQVDAADQGNPPLSGHCKVVVEVLDVNDNAPEVRVTSLSVPVSEDASVGTVVALLSVWDGDSGANGRVRCWVRPSSPFGLVSRLSGSYSLVVREALDRERVSEYEVEVLAEDGGSPSLSGRRGVRVPVSDVNDNAPSFSQAVYTVLTRENNAAGAELGRVWARDPDEAGNGRVRYSLSEAVVGGWRSASSYVSVDAESGRVWAVQALDYEEVQVLEFEVRAVDAGEPPLSGNATVQVFVVDENDNAPSLLPAAGGGAGVEAGGGAGGSLEAWSVEGSSGAVPPLWAWASWGSPAGQVVAKVRAVDADSGYNAWLRYELWEPRGKVPFRVGLYSGEVRTTRALEEADGPRHRLVIVVRDHGEPPRSVTATLSVSLVEGAEAAAAVAGGSSGPRASSVAEEVSLLSPSSRNVWLVVAICAVSSLLVLAVVLYVASRWSARAGVVSGPGPTTLVCASEVGSWSYSQRQSRSLCVAEGAGKSDLMVFSPNFPPPPGAAAKETQPEPPALLDTVSGPPCPGTRPFLLRLPLFLLFALLVSPLVG from the coding sequence ATGTGGGTGTGTTGCGGTGCGGTGTTGCGGGTGTTGTTGTTGGTGCAGGCGGCGTGGTGGGTGTCGGTGGGTCAGGTGCGGTACTCGGTGCCGGAAGAAGCCAAGGTCGGGACGGTGGTGGGGCGTGTGGCGCAGGACCTGGGCCTGGAGGCGGGCGATGCGGAGGCGCGGCGGCTGCGTCTGGTGGCGCAGGGCCGGCGGGCGAGCGTGGAGGTGAGCGGGGCGAGCGGGGCGCTGGTGGTGAGCTCGCGGCTGGACCGGGAGGAGCTGTGCGGGAAGAGCGCGCCGTGCGCCCTGcggctggaggtgctggtggagcGGCCGCTGCGCGTCTTCCACGTGGAGATGGAGGTCACCGACATCAACGACAACGCCCCGGTCTTTCCCGTCGccagaaaaaacctcagcatcGCGGAATTTAATACCCTTCCCGGTTCCCGTTTCCCGCTGGAGGGCGCGTCGGATGCAGATATCGGATCTAACGCGCAGCTCTCCTATACGCTCAGCCCCACCGAGCACTTCGCGTTGGATTTTCAGAAAATGGAGGAGGACGGCGACTCCTTATTTCTGGTTCTCAAGAAACCCCTGGACCGGGAGACGGTTCCGGTGCACCGCCTGGTGGTGACGGCGAGTGACGGGGGCCGCCCGTCTCTGACGGGCACGATGGAGCTGGTGATCTCGGTGCTGGACGCCAACGACAACGCGCCCCAGTTCAACCAGTCGGTGTATAAGGTGCAGCTGCCAGAAAATACGAGCCGCGGCTTTCTAGTGACGAGATTAAATGCCACGGATTTGGATGAGGGTTCAAACGGGAATATCTCATATTCGCTCCAGCAGTTGTTTCCACAGGATGGAAGAGACGTGTTCGAGATCGACAAAAAAAGCGGAGAGATCCATCTAAGGGGTGACTTAGACTTTGAAGCTGTTGTTCTCTATCGTCTGCAAGTGGATGCAGCGGATCAAGGGAATCCTCCGCTGTCGGGTCACTGCAAAGTGGTGGTGGAGGTGTTGGACGTGAACGACAACGCGCCCGAGGTGCGGGTGACGTCGCTGTCGGTGCCGGTGTCGGAGGATGCGTCAGTGGGGACGGTGGTGGCCCTGCTGAGCGTGTGGGACGGTGACTCGGGGGCGAACGGTCGGGTGCGGTGCTGGGTGCGTCCGTCGTCGCCGTTCGGTCTGGTGTCGAGGTTGTCGGGGTCGTACTCGCTGGTGGTGCGTGAGGCGCTGGACCGCGAGCGGGTGTCGGAGTACGAGGTGGAGGTGTTGGCGGAGGACGGCGGGTCGCCGTCGCTGTCGGGGAGGCGCGGAGTGCGTGTGCCGGTGTCGGACGTGAACGACAACGCGCCGAGTTTCTCGCAGGCGGTGTACACGGTGCTGACGCGGGAGAACAACGCGGCGGGCGCGGAGCTGGGTCGCGTGTGGGCGCGTGACCCGGACGAGGCGGGGAACGGTCGCGTGAGGTACTCGTTGTCGGAGGCGGTGGTCGGGGGGTGGCGGTCGGCGTCGAGCTACGTGTCGGTGGACGCGGAGAGCGGTCGCGTGTGGGCGGTGCAGGCGCTGGACTACGAGGAGGTGCAGGTGCTGGAGTTCGAGGTGCGGGCGGTGGACGCGGGGGAGCCGCCGCTGAGCGGCAACGCGACGGTGCAGGTGTTCGTGGTGGACGAGAACGACAACGCGCCGTCGCTGCTGCCGGctgcgggcggcggggcgggtgTGGAGGCGGGCGGGGGAGCGGGTGGGTCCTTGGAGGCGTGGTCTGTGGAGGGTTCGTCGGGCGCGGTTCCGCCTTTGTGGGCGTGGGCGTCGTGGGGGTCTCCGGCGGGGCAGGTGGTGGCGAAGGTTCGTGCGGTGGACGCGGACTCGGGGTACAATGCGTGGCTGCGGTACGAGCTGTGGGAGCCGCGGGGGAAGGTGCCGTTCCGCGTGGGTCTGTACAGCGGCGAGGTGAGGACGACGCGGGCGCTGGAGGAGGCGGACGGCCCGCGTCACAGGCTGGTGATCGTGGTGCGGGACCACGGGGAGCCGCCGCGCTCGGTGACGGCCACGCTGAGCGTGTCGCTGGTGGAGGgcgcggaggcggcggcggcggtggccgGGGGGTCGTCGGGTCCGCGGGCGTCGTCGGTGGCAGAGGAGGTTTCGTTGTTGTCGCCGTCGTCGAGGAACGTGTGGCTGGTGGTGGCCATCTGCGCGGTGTCGAGCCTGTTGGTGCTGGCGGTGGTGCTGTACGTGGCGTCGCGGTGGTCGGCGCGGGCGGGCGTGGTGTCGGGGCCCGGTCCGACGACGCTGGTGTGCGCCAGCGAAGTGGGGAGCTGGTCGTACTCGCAGCGGCAGAGCCGGAGCCTGTGCGTGGCGGAGGGCGCGGGCAAGAGCGATCTGATGGTTTTCAGCCCCAACTTCCCGCCGCCGCCCGGCGCCGCGGCGAAGGAGACGCAGCCGGAGCCGCCCGCTCTGCTGGACACGGTCAGTGGCCCTCCCTGTCCCGGCACTCGCCCCTTCCTGCTCCGCCTCCCCTTGTTCCTCCTCTTTGCCCTCCTGGTCAGTCCCCTAGTAGGGTAG